The DNA segment CAATAATTGCTGTCGAGCTTAAAAATGAGTATAAAAAGGGCGTTGATTGGTCTAAATTTGAACTAGGATTTAACTCATATATCGGTAACGACCCTACCACTTCATCTGGCTTTACGACGACACGAACTGGCTTTAACTCGGGCTTTACAAGCACTATTAATTTTGCAGCAAATTTAAATCTAAATTTAGACGGAGTGCTAAATTTTTTAGACACAAACGGCAAAGCAAAGGTAATCTCAAGCCCAAAAATCACAACACTAAACAACCAACAAGCTCTAATCTCAGTTGGAGATAATATAAACTACCGAGTCCAAGAAGAAACAGAGCGCCCCTCAGCCTCATCAGTTACTTCAAGAGTAACCACGACATATAAGCAATACTCGGTATTTGTAGGAATTTTACTAAATCTACTGCCTGAAGTATCAGATGATAATAAAATAATGCTACGCATAAATCCGAGCCTAAGTAGCTTTAAATACAGAGAAGATGACGCAAAACAAAGGAGCGTTCGCGAGATAGCGCCAGATACAAACCAAAAAAAGCTCTCAACGGTCGTGCAGGTAAATAGCGGAGATACGATCATACTTGGCGGACTTATAGGGCAAACTAAGGGCAAGGATAACACCTATGTGCCGTTTTTATCGGCCATACCGATAATAGGAAACGCGTTTAGCTCGACAAAAGACATCACATCAACAACCGAGCTTATCTTTATCATAACGCCTAGAGTTATCGATCCTGATACAAAAACCGATATCTCTCAGTCGCTAAAAGACCTAGGTTTTTCAAAGTCGATAAATGAGTAGTTTTACAAAGACAAAAGAGCTGTTTTTAGACGAAACAAAGGATAACTTCATAGGTCTTGCAAATTCGCTTAGTTGCTATGAAAGGATAACTCAAGCGCTAGAAAAACCGCTAAAACTAATACTATTTTACGGCAAACCAGGAAGCGGAAAGACCTTTTTGCTACAAAAAATAGTAGATGATTTAAACGATGATAAAATTTTATTTTTCAAGCGTCCATTTTTTAACGAAGCCGATTTTATCAACGCTCTAAATGAGAAAATTTTTAGCAAACACTTGCCTGATGTAAAAAGTTTTGAAAATTTTATGTATTATTATACGCAAAATTTTACATACAATGAGAGCGAAAAGCTAAAATTTCAAAAGACAATCATACTTGATGAGGCTCAATTATACCCAAACGATCTGTTAGAAAAGATACGTCTAATGGCTGACAGTAGGTATTTTAAATTTATATTTACCGTTCATAAAACCAGCGATGAGGAGCTTTTGGCAAAGGGGCATTTTCTAACTAGAATTTGGGAGAGCATAGAGCTAAAAAATGCCGATGTATCGGAGATCAAACTATATTTGCTAAAAAAATTAAAAGGCTGTGAGATAGCTTTTAATGATGATGATATAGCCCTAGCAAACGAGCTTTGCTACTCAAATTTAAGAGAGCTAAACAAACTAATGTATAAATTTTTAGACATCTGCCAAACATACGAGCACTACCGCCCGTCAGCACTAACAGAGCCAAATTTTAATCAAAAGGCACTATATATGTCAGCCATATCTTTAGGGATTATCAATGCTTAGTCTAAACGAGCTAAATGAGTTAGAGCTAAAATTTGCTAAATTAAACACAAACAAACCAGCAAAAAATAACACCTACAAATACGCAATAGTCGCCGTTTTATCACTCATCTTAATACTCTCATCAGTGCTATTTTTTACTAACAAAAAAGAGCAACCAGTAGAGCAAAATTTAACACTCCAAAATGAGATAGATGAGGTCATAAAAAACAGCAAAAACGATGAAAAATCGGGCGAAAAAGAGCAAGGATATCTACAATTATCGCACATACAAACATCTGAAATTTTTAGCACTCAGCCAGAAGCAAACACCAAAACAAAGCCAAAAATCAAAATAAAAATGGACGACGCAAAAGATAGCAAACATAGCCAAAAAGAGCAATTTAGTCAGACCAAAGATATACAAACAGCCCTATCTATCGCACAAGAATATCTAGATAAAAAGGACTACACAAACGCACTTGAGTGGTCGCTACACGCAAACGAGATCGATAAACAAAACAAACAAAGCTGGATAATCTTTGCAACAGCAAAATATCACTTAGGACAAAAGCAAGACGCTCTACGTGCCTTACGTACATACAATAGCGATAAAAACCACAAAGATATAAATTTACTAATACGACAGATACAAAATGGAAGTCTATGAAAGCACTCATACTACTATTACCTATATTTTGTCTAGCCATTGATATCGAGGCTAGTTTTAACGCCAAAGACTACAAAGCCGTCTGCTCTATCGAGGCTCAAAGTATCGTTGCAAACACGAGCAATGAGGGCATAATAAATATGTATGGGATAGCCTGCCTAAAAACACACATGATAAACGCCCTAGCCCTACCCGCAGCAAAACTACGCTACACGCCACAAGCTAGGCAAAATTCAGCCTATTTTGCAGATATTTTGCTTAAAAAAAAGCTACTTTTACACGCATTAATTGATAATGTCGACATAAGCTACGTAAGACTTGCAAAGAGCGATTATATACTATCTATGATATTTGATAGATACGTTAA comes from the Campylobacter mucosalis genome and includes:
- a CDS encoding ATP-binding protein produces the protein MSSFTKTKELFLDETKDNFIGLANSLSCYERITQALEKPLKLILFYGKPGSGKTFLLQKIVDDLNDDKILFFKRPFFNEADFINALNEKIFSKHLPDVKSFENFMYYYTQNFTYNESEKLKFQKTIILDEAQLYPNDLLEKIRLMADSRYFKFIFTVHKTSDEELLAKGHFLTRIWESIELKNADVSEIKLYLLKKLKGCEIAFNDDDIALANELCYSNLRELNKLMYKFLDICQTYEHYRPSALTEPNFNQKALYMSAISLGIINA
- a CDS encoding CDC27 family protein; this translates as MLSLNELNELELKFAKLNTNKPAKNNTYKYAIVAVLSLILILSSVLFFTNKKEQPVEQNLTLQNEIDEVIKNSKNDEKSGEKEQGYLQLSHIQTSEIFSTQPEANTKTKPKIKIKMDDAKDSKHSQKEQFSQTKDIQTALSIAQEYLDKKDYTNALEWSLHANEIDKQNKQSWIIFATAKYHLGQKQDALRALRTYNSDKNHKDINLLIRQIQNGSL
- the mshL gene encoding pilus (MSHA type) biogenesis protein MshL, with the protein product MRLKLGKILLSLVFILSFEQSLFAKSVCVNKNFSMKFKSEVTLNEVLNELSDMCSFSVVAKDQAATAILQENLHATNINNLSLSEVFALLLTERNLSYEFNKNILKISSFITKSFKIDYITSIREGISTTKASVDSAPIEVGNSNSSDEDEKKQDNMIRTTEKFDFWEKLDSEIKAVLNNPNDKIIAPDPVINQNAGLVTITATPTQLKRVEKYIQDLQKRLKKQVIIDVSIIAVELKNEYKKGVDWSKFELGFNSYIGNDPTTSSGFTTTRTGFNSGFTSTINFAANLNLNLDGVLNFLDTNGKAKVISSPKITTLNNQQALISVGDNINYRVQEETERPSASSVTSRVTTTYKQYSVFVGILLNLLPEVSDDNKIMLRINPSLSSFKYREDDAKQRSVREIAPDTNQKKLSTVVQVNSGDTIILGGLIGQTKGKDNTYVPFLSAIPIIGNAFSSTKDITSTTELIFIITPRVIDPDTKTDISQSLKDLGFSKSINE